Sequence from the Microbacterium sp. 1.5R genome:
CAAGGCGCAGCCGGTGCTGTGGGACACGCCGATCGTGCTGCCGCCCGAGGCGTCGGTGGCGGATGCCCTTCGTCTGATGCCGGCCACCGCCGGGCACGGCATCGTCGTCGCCACGGGAGAGGCACCGCACGATGCGGAGAGGATCCTCGGCGTCCTGCCCGCGACACGGCTGGCGACCGCGCTGCCCGATGCGCAGCTGGGCGATCTCGTGCACGTCGGCACACCGTCGCTCGACGCCGACGACATCGGATCCGAGCGTCATGCGTTCGACGTGATCACCGACGCGGGCGTCGACATGGTCACGATCACGCACCACGGACATCTCGTGGGCACCCTCAGCGCGCGCAGTGCTCTGCGCTCGACGCTGTATCGGCCGGCCCTGGACCGCGACGGCCGTCTCGCCGTCGCGGCGGCGGTCGGCATCAACGGAGACGTCGCCGCCAAGGCGAAGGCGCTGGCGGCCGCAGGCGTCGACGTGCTCGTGGTCGACACGGCGCACGGGCACCAGGAGGGGATGCTGCGTGCGCTGAGCGCCGTGGCCGCTCTGGACCTCGGCATCCCGATCGTGGCGGGGAACATCGTCACCGCCGACGGCGTCAAGGACCTCGTCGAGGCGGGCGCCTCGATCCTCAAGGTCGGCGTGGGGCCCGGTGCCATGTGCACGACGCGGATGATGACCGCGGTCGGCCGACCGCAGTTCTCCGCCGTGCTCGAGACCGCAGAAGCGGCACGCGAGCAGGGCGCGCACGTCTGGGCGGACGGGGGCGTGCGATATCCGCGTGATGTGGCGCTCGCGCTCGCCGCAGGCGCAGCATCCGTCATGGTCGGCTCCTGGTTCGCCGGGACGATCGAAGCGCCCGGAGAGCTGCAGAGCGACGCGGAGGGCCGTCTCTACAAGGAATCCTGGGGGATGGCCTCGACGAAGGCGGTGCAGGCCCGATTCGGACGCCTCGATGCCTATGAGCGCGCACGGAAGGAGCTGTTCGCGGAGGGGATCTCCTCGTCGAAGATCTACCTCGATCCGCTGCGCCCGGGACTCGAGGACCTGCTCGACATGATCACCTCGGGCGTGCGGTCGTCGTTCACCTATGCCGGTGCGTCTTCGGTGCCCGAGTTCCACGACAGGGCGCTCGTCGGGCTGCAGTCCGCGGCCGGATACGAAGAGGGCAAGGCGCTGCCGGTCAGCTGGTAGCGGTCCGTCCTCCGTCGCACCGGCATCCCGTAGAATCGTGGACACCATGGACGACCCTCCCAGTTGTAGTACATCGCCCCACTGCCTGCCTCTCCACATCGGGAGGAACGACTGATGGACTACATCCTCTTGGGCGTGGGGCTTCTGCTCACTGTGGGCACGGGGCTGTTCGTCGCGAGCGAGTTCGCGCTGGTCAATCTCGACCGTGCCGACCTCGAAGCCCGCCAGGCCCGGGGCGAGTCCCGCCTGTCGCTGACGATCAGCGCACTCAAGCACACCTCGACCCACCTGTCGTCCGCCCAGCTCGGCATCACCCTGACGACGCTGCTGACCGGGTACACGATGGAGCCGGCGCTCTCGAACCTCCTCGGTCCGACGCTCGTCGCGTGGAGCATCCCCGACGCGGCCGTCGGCCCGATCGCCACCATCGTCGCCATGCTGGTCGCCACGGTGCTGTCGATGATCCTCGGCGAGCTCGTTCCGAAGAACTTCGCTCTCGCCCTGCCGCTCGCGACTGCGAAGCTCGTCATCCCGTTCCAGGTCGCCTTCACCACCGTCTTCAAGCCCGCCGTCGTCGTGCTCAACGGCAGCGCGAACGGGGTCCTGCGGAGCATCGGCATCGAGCCGAAGGAGGAGCTCTCGGGCGCCCGCAGCGCAGAAGAGCTCTCCTCTCTCGTGCGTCGTTCGGCGAGCGCCGGGCTGCTCGAAGCCGACACCGCCAGCCTGCTCGACCGCACCCTGACGTTCTCGCGATTGACGGCCGCCGATGTGATGACGGCTCGGCCGAGCATGCATGCGCTCGCCGTCGGAGACTCGGCGGACGACGTCATCCAGCTCGCTCGCCGGACGGGGCACAGTCGCTTCCCGGTGTACGACGACGATCTCGACGACATCACGGGTGTCGTGCACCTCAAGGCCGCGATCTCCGTGCCGCGCGAGCGACGCGGCGAGGTCCCTGTCGGCGCGCTCTCGACCGATCCGCTGCGCGTGCCGGAGACCGTGCACGTCGATGCGCTCATCTCTGAGCTCAGAGCCCGCGGATATCAGCTGGCGGTGGTCGTCGACGAGTACGGCGGAACTGCCGGTCTCGTCACGCTGGAGGACCTCGTGGAGGAACTCGTTGGCGAGGTCTCCGACGAGCACGACCGCACGCGCGCCGGTGTCGTCCGCAATCGGGACGGCATCACGTTCCCCGGGGAGCTGCGGCCCGACGAGCTGCGCCGCAGAGCGGGCGTGGAGGTTCCCGAGGGAGATGTGTACGACACCGTGGGCGGGTACGTCATGAGCGTCCTCGAGCGCGTGCCGTCGGTGGGCGACGAGGTCGCCCTCGACACGGGCACGCTCCAGGTCGTCCGGATGGACGGTCGCCGCGTCGATCGGATCCGCTACGTTCCGAGTCCGGATCTGCCGGGAGAGGTGGTCGGACGATGAACGACTGGGGAGGACTGGCCTGGCTGGTCGTGCTGCTGGTGGCGAACGCGTTCTTCGTGGGCGCAGAGTTCGCAGTGATCTCCGCGCGTCGATCGCAGATCGAGCCGAAGGCCGACCGCGGGTCGCGCTCGGCCAAGACCGCGCTCTACGCGATGGAGCACGCGACGCTGATGCTCGCGACCTCGCAGCTGGGCATCACCATCTGCTCGCTGCTGATCCTGAACGTCTCAGAGCCCGCCATCCACCATCTGCTCGCCGTGCCGCTGCACGCGATCGGCTGGTCGGACGGCGTCGTCGACGCGGTGTCGTTCACGATCGCCCTGCTCATCGTGTCGTTCCTTCACGTCGTGTTCGGTGAGATGGTGCCGAAGAACCTCGCGTTCTCGGTGCCGGATCGCGCGGTGCTCATCCTCGCGCCGCCGCTCGTGTTGGTGTCCAAGATCTTCATGCCGGTGATCTGGCTGCTGAACGCGGCCGCCAACGGCGTGCTGCGGCTGTTCCGGGTCGAGCCCAAGAACGAGGCGGCGTCGACGTTCACACTCGACGAGGTCGCGACGATCGTCGACCAGTCACGGCGCGAGGGCGTGCTCACCGACACGGCGGGCACGGTCGCGGCCGCCGTGGAGTTCACCGACAAGAAGGCTCGCGACGTGGCTGTTCCGCTCAGCGATCTCGTGACCCTTCCTCAGTCCACGACGCCCGACGACATCGAGAAGGCCGTCGCCCGGTACGGATTCTCGCGCTACGTGATCGTCGACGACGAGGGTGCGCCGGTCGGGTACGTCCACCTGAAGGACATCCTGCGGGCGTCGGACGGGCCGGGCTCTGCCGCGAAGCTGGTCGAGCCGCTGCCCTCGAAGCGCATCAACCACATGGTGCCGATCCAGGAGGACACGGATCTGGAAGACGCACTCGCGGTGATGCGCCGAGCGGGTCGACACCTGGCGAAGGTGCGCGACTCCCAGGGGCGCACGACCGCCGTGCTCTTCCTGGAGGACATCCTCGAGGAGCTCGTGGGCGAGGTGCAGGACGCGACCCGTCGCATCCGCGGCCACTGAGCCGCACACATGACGAAGGCCTCGGTCCGAGCGGACCGGGGCCTTCGCCGTGGGTGGTGGTCAGCGCCAGTGCGCGCGCTCGTACTGCGGCGGCCAGGTGATGTCCGCGCCGAGTTCGTGCGCGGCGCGGAGCGCGAAGTGCGGGTCGCGCAGCCACTCCCGGCCGGCGAAGATCGCGTCGGCGGCCCCGTCGGCGAGCACCTGCTCGGCCTGTTCGGCAGCGGTGATCAGGCCCACGGCGGACACCGGGATGCGTCCGCCCTGGCGTACCGACTCGGCCAGCGGCACCTGGTATCCGGGGAACACGCTGATCTGCTGATGCGCGACGAGCCCGCCGCTGGAGACGTCGATGAGATCGGCCCCGTGCTCGGTGGCCCAGGTGCTCACCGTCGCCGCCTCCTCGGGCGTGAACCCGCCCTCGGCGTGATCGGTCGCCGAGATGCGAACGAACACCGGCACATCGTCACCGGCGACCTCGCGGATCGCGTCGACCACCCGGAGGAGCAGCCGAGCCCGGTTCTCGAGCGATCCGCCGTACTCGTCGTCCCGCAGGTTCGACAGAGGAGAGAGGAACTGGTGCAGCAGGTATCCGTGTGCGCCGTGGACCTCGAGCACGTCGAAGCCGGCGTCGAGCGCCCGTCGAGTGGCGGCGGCGAATCCCGCCACGACGGCGTCGATGCCGGCCGCATCGAGTGCGACCGGTGCGGCGAAGCCCTCGAAGGCGATCGCGGACGGGGCCGTGGTCGTCCATCCGCCGTCGGTCTCGGGCACGGATCCGCGCTCGTCGGCCCAGGGCCACCAGGTCGACGCCTTGCGGCCGGCGTGCGCCAATTGGATGCCCGCAGCGGCACCGCGCGAGTGGATCGCCTCGACGATCGGCGCCCAGGCGTCGCGCTGCTCGTCGTTCCAGAGCCCGGCGTCTCGCGGTGAGATGCGACCTTCCGGCACGACAGCGGTCGCCTCGGCGACGATCAGACCCGCGCCGCCGGAGGCGAACTGCGCGAGGTGAGTGTGGTGCCACTCCTGCACGACGCCCTCCACCGCGCTGTACATGCACATGGGGGACACCCAGAGCCGGTTGCGGAAAGTGGAGGAACGGATGCTCAGGGGAGAGAAGAGAATGCTCACCCCTCGACGCTACTGTGCGGCTGGGGCGAGGAGGGCCGTCGCACTAACGTGGAGTCATGCCCGACGCACGCGATTGGTCCCGCGACGACACCGCCCGCCTCCTGCGCGTGCCGGGCGCGGATGACGACAAGTACTCCCGCGGGGTCGTGGGCCTGCGCACCGGGTCTTCCGACTACCCCGGCGCAGCCGTGCTCGGCGTGGAAGCGGCGTGGCGTGCCGGAGCAGGATTCGTCCGGTATATCGGTGAGGGACGAGCGGCGGATGCCGTGATCGCTCGCCGCCCCGAGACGGTGGTCAGCCCGCGGGCCGCCGGCGCACGCGTCGGCGCCTGGGTCATCGGATCGGGGACGAACGCCGCGAGCAGGACCTCCGACGAGGAACGCGAGCTCCGCGACCTGCTCGACGGCTCCGTCCCGGTGGTCGTCGACGCGGGGGCACTGGATCTCGCGCCCGGGAGCCGCGCGCCGCTCGTGCTGACGCCGCATCGACGCGAGTTCGAGCGGCTGCAGACTCAGCTCGGCTTCGCCGGTGACGATGATCGGGCGACCGCGGTCGCCCGCGTGGCGAGCGAGATCGACGCGACCGTGCTGCTGAAGGGCGCGCAGACGCTGATCGCAGACCCCGACGGCGGCGTCATCCGAGTGGAGGCAGGCACCGGCTGGCTGGCGACGGCCGGCACCGGTGATGTCCTCGGGGGTGTTCTCGGAGCGCTGCTCGCGGGCGAGGTCGACGCATCGACTGCGGAGATCGCGGCCGCCGCCGCCTGGCTGCACGGTCACGCCGGGCGCATCGCTGCGGGCATCGGCGCAATCGGCGGCGCGCAGGGGCATCCGATCGTCGCCCTGGATGTCGCGGAGGCTCTTCCTCGCGCGATCGCGGACGTCATCGCGTGAGTCGCACCACGACGGTTCGTCTCGTCGCGCTGTGGAGCGCGTTCGCGACCGTGCATATCGCGATCGCGGTCACGGGGTGGCTGTACCCGAGCCAGCCGATGGGCGACGTGGTGCTGGTCTACGAACCCTGGTCGACCGCCGCGCTCTCGGGAGGAGCGATCGTCGGGATCACCGAGTCGTGGGTCTATCCCCAGCTCGCGCTCGTTCCCATGCTGCTCGCCAAGGTCCTGTCGGCCCCGCTCATCGCCGTCGTGGGCGCCTCGGAGGCCTACCTGATCGCGTGGGCTGCGCTTGTGACGGTGCTCGATGCGATCGCCTTCGCGGTGCTTCTCGGCCGCGCATCATCTCGTCCGCGGCGTGCGGCGGCGTGGTTCTGGGTCGCCGCTCTGCTTCTGCTCGGCCCGATCGCGATGTACCGCATCGACGCGATCACCGTGCCTCTGGCGGTGATCGGCGGGCTCTGGCTGGTCCGTCGCCCCGCTGCGGCAGCCGCGCTGCTGACGATCGGCGCCTGGATCAAGATCTGGCCGGCCGCCCTCGTGCTCGCCGCCGTGGTCGCGCTCGTGAGCAGGATGCGCGTCCTGCTCACGGCTGCAGCCGTGTCCGCCGTCGTCATCTCGCTGCTGTTCCTGCTCGGAGCCGACACCGAGATCTTCGGATTCCTGACGGAGCAGACCGGGCGGGGCCTCCAGATCGAAGCCGTCGCGGCGACCCCGTTCCTCTGGCTCGCGATCTCGGGTGCCGCTCGCATCGAGTACAGCTTCGACATCCTGACCTTCCAGATCAGTGCTCAGGGTGCGGACGCGGTCAGTGCGGTGCTCACACCGCTGATGGCGGTCCTCGTGGTCGTCGTGATGGTCGTCGGGGGACTCAAGGCTGCGCGGGGCGCATCGTCGGCGCGGCTGTTGCCTCCTCTCGCGCTGAGTCTCGTCACGACCCTGATCGTGATGAACAAGGTGGGCTCACCGCAGTTCCAGACGTGGCTGATCGCTCCGGTCATCCTGTGGTTCGTCTTCGACCGCGCACGAGCCGTCTGGCCCGCCGTGCTCGTGCTCGCGCTCTGTGCCCTCACGTGCCTGGTCTACCCGCTCAGCTACGACGCGCTGCTGCGCGCGGAGCTGCAGCCCATCGTCATCCTGACCGCGCGGAACGTCCTCCTCATCGTGCTCCTCGCCGTCGGCATCCGCGCCGTCGTCCGTGTGCCCGCCCGCAATCCGTCCACCACCCGGGAGTGAACCCATGTTGATCGCCTTCTCCGTCGCGCCGAGCGGCACACCCTCCGACGGATCGGAGCGCTCAGACGCGTCGGTCCACGACGCGGTCGCCGCCGCCGTGCGGGTCGTGCGCGAGTCGGGACTGCCGCACCGCACGACCAGCATGTTCACCGAGATCGAAGGACCGGACTGGGACTCGGTGATGGACGTCGTCAAGCGCGCGACCGAGGCCGTGATGCCGTTCGGGTCGCGGGTCTCGCTGGTGCTCAAGGCTGACATCCGACCCGGGTACGCGGGGGAGCTCGATGCGAAGATCGAGCGGCTCGAAGCGGCGGTCGACGACTCGGACACCCCGTAGACTCGACGGGTGAATCCCTCGACTGAATCGAGGGGTGCGGCGAAGTGGGCGCTCCTCTCCCTCGCCATCGGCAGCTTCGGCATCGGCATGACCGAGTTCGTCGTCATGGGCCTGCTGCCCAACATCGCTGACGAGCTGCTGCCCACGCTGTGGGCCAGCAGCCCCGAAGACGCGCTGAGCCAGGCCGGCTGGCTGATCTCGCTCTACGCTCTCGGCGTCGTCGTCGGAGCTCCCACGATCGCCGGCTTCGTCGCGCGCTACCCGCGGCATCGCGTCATGATCGGGCTGGCTCTGGCGCTGACCCTGTTCAACGCGCTCACGGTCTTCCTCCCGACCTTCGAACTCGTCGGTGCCTCGCGAT
This genomic interval carries:
- a CDS encoding GuaB1 family IMP dehydrogenase-related protein, whose amino-acid sequence is MEFSGESPAVDLTYSDVFLVPRRSAVTSRLQVDLAPQDGTPATLPIVASNMNSVTGPRLAAVLARRGGLGVLPQDMPLQGLDAAIRDVKAQPVLWDTPIVLPPEASVADALRLMPATAGHGIVVATGEAPHDAERILGVLPATRLATALPDAQLGDLVHVGTPSLDADDIGSERHAFDVITDAGVDMVTITHHGHLVGTLSARSALRSTLYRPALDRDGRLAVAAAVGINGDVAAKAKALAAAGVDVLVVDTAHGHQEGMLRALSAVAALDLGIPIVAGNIVTADGVKDLVEAGASILKVGVGPGAMCTTRMMTAVGRPQFSAVLETAEAAREQGAHVWADGGVRYPRDVALALAAGAASVMVGSWFAGTIEAPGELQSDAEGRLYKESWGMASTKAVQARFGRLDAYERARKELFAEGISSSKIYLDPLRPGLEDLLDMITSGVRSSFTYAGASSVPEFHDRALVGLQSAAGYEEGKALPVSW
- a CDS encoding hemolysin family protein — translated: MDYILLGVGLLLTVGTGLFVASEFALVNLDRADLEARQARGESRLSLTISALKHTSTHLSSAQLGITLTTLLTGYTMEPALSNLLGPTLVAWSIPDAAVGPIATIVAMLVATVLSMILGELVPKNFALALPLATAKLVIPFQVAFTTVFKPAVVVLNGSANGVLRSIGIEPKEELSGARSAEELSSLVRRSASAGLLEADTASLLDRTLTFSRLTAADVMTARPSMHALAVGDSADDVIQLARRTGHSRFPVYDDDLDDITGVVHLKAAISVPRERRGEVPVGALSTDPLRVPETVHVDALISELRARGYQLAVVVDEYGGTAGLVTLEDLVEELVGEVSDEHDRTRAGVVRNRDGITFPGELRPDELRRRAGVEVPEGDVYDTVGGYVMSVLERVPSVGDEVALDTGTLQVVRMDGRRVDRIRYVPSPDLPGEVVGR
- a CDS encoding hemolysin family protein, with protein sequence MNDWGGLAWLVVLLVANAFFVGAEFAVISARRSQIEPKADRGSRSAKTALYAMEHATLMLATSQLGITICSLLILNVSEPAIHHLLAVPLHAIGWSDGVVDAVSFTIALLIVSFLHVVFGEMVPKNLAFSVPDRAVLILAPPLVLVSKIFMPVIWLLNAAANGVLRLFRVEPKNEAASTFTLDEVATIVDQSRREGVLTDTAGTVAAAVEFTDKKARDVAVPLSDLVTLPQSTTPDDIEKAVARYGFSRYVIVDDEGAPVGYVHLKDILRASDGPGSAAKLVEPLPSKRINHMVPIQEDTDLEDALAVMRRAGRHLAKVRDSQGRTTAVLFLEDILEELVGEVQDATRRIRGH
- a CDS encoding NADH:flavin oxidoreductase/NADH oxidase; its protein translation is MSILFSPLSIRSSTFRNRLWVSPMCMYSAVEGVVQEWHHTHLAQFASGGAGLIVAEATAVVPEGRISPRDAGLWNDEQRDAWAPIVEAIHSRGAAAGIQLAHAGRKASTWWPWADERGSVPETDGGWTTTAPSAIAFEGFAAPVALDAAGIDAVVAGFAAATRRALDAGFDVLEVHGAHGYLLHQFLSPLSNLRDDEYGGSLENRARLLLRVVDAIREVAGDDVPVFVRISATDHAEGGFTPEEAATVSTWATEHGADLIDVSSGGLVAHQQISVFPGYQVPLAESVRQGGRIPVSAVGLITAAEQAEQVLADGAADAIFAGREWLRDPHFALRAAHELGADITWPPQYERAHWR
- a CDS encoding NAD(P)H-hydrate dehydratase, whose amino-acid sequence is MPDARDWSRDDTARLLRVPGADDDKYSRGVVGLRTGSSDYPGAAVLGVEAAWRAGAGFVRYIGEGRAADAVIARRPETVVSPRAAGARVGAWVIGSGTNAASRTSDEERELRDLLDGSVPVVVDAGALDLAPGSRAPLVLTPHRREFERLQTQLGFAGDDDRATAVARVASEIDATVLLKGAQTLIADPDGGVIRVEAGTGWLATAGTGDVLGGVLGALLAGEVDASTAEIAAAAAWLHGHAGRIAAGIGAIGGAQGHPIVALDVAEALPRAIADVIA
- a CDS encoding glycosyltransferase 87 family protein, yielding MSRTTTVRLVALWSAFATVHIAIAVTGWLYPSQPMGDVVLVYEPWSTAALSGGAIVGITESWVYPQLALVPMLLAKVLSAPLIAVVGASEAYLIAWAALVTVLDAIAFAVLLGRASSRPRRAAAWFWVAALLLLGPIAMYRIDAITVPLAVIGGLWLVRRPAAAAALLTIGAWIKIWPAALVLAAVVALVSRMRVLLTAAAVSAVVISLLFLLGADTEIFGFLTEQTGRGLQIEAVAATPFLWLAISGAARIEYSFDILTFQISAQGADAVSAVLTPLMAVLVVVVMVVGGLKAARGASSARLLPPLALSLVTTLIVMNKVGSPQFQTWLIAPVILWFVFDRARAVWPAVLVLALCALTCLVYPLSYDALLRAELQPIVILTARNVLLIVLLAVGIRAVVRVPARNPSTTRE
- a CDS encoding thiamine-binding protein, which produces MLIAFSVAPSGTPSDGSERSDASVHDAVAAAVRVVRESGLPHRTTSMFTEIEGPDWDSVMDVVKRATEAVMPFGSRVSLVLKADIRPGYAGELDAKIERLEAAVDDSDTP